ACTAAATTTAGTTATCATTAAAAAAGTGTTAGACATAGCAAActaaattattacttttatgTTATCTAAACATGAACCCcacaaattgaaaaataaaataaagaaaattataccATAATGTAACTAGATAATGAAGCAGACAGACGGGAAAAATCAAGTTATTATGTAGCTAATTGATTGTACAATTTATTAGTACAAGGAGAAATAGTACTCCCCTGACCCTGTCCAAGTAATCTAGTTTTTCTAGTTCTAGTTCTAGTTAGAAGTGTGAACTTCTGCAACCTGAAATAGCAGAACCATCTTGTGGATTATTAAACACTGTGAGTGTAAatgtttttcatgaaaaatgttttcttgaaactTACTCCTCCGTACCGAACACACCGGGGGTATGTCGTAAATTACAATTAAGCTCATTGATCTAGCCAAGATGGAAAACTCAACAAAGGCATGATGGGTACTCACAAGTGAAGGTAAATCCAGAATCTAGTTAAAATGCACTTAAATAAGTGCTATgccttttaaattgtttttgcATATGTAGACATAAATTGAACTGAAAGTAACAAGTTAAACTGAACCCACCCTAGATATGCTCATGAGACAATCAATTAGCTATTATGTATGATTGTCCCAAGATTTATTCACACAGTTGATTATGTTGGACCATCCAACATCCAAAGTTGTGACACTTTCCAGTGCAGATTAAGCAACACCAAGATCAAGTTAAGTAGTTGCACTGGCATCTACAGTATTTAATGTGCTTCAGAATGGTCCATTGCAGTAGTGATGGTAAAGTGAATTCTTTAGCAGAAAAAGTGCTTAAGTCACAATGCAATCTCAATTGATACCCCATATGAATTCTGTTAGGAAACTTACTGTAACCTTTAAGAAACTATGTTCCCTAAATTTCGAACATGATCAAAAGCTGAAAAGGGGAAAGGAGAAACAACAAAGAAATTTACCACAAAAGATACTGCTAAAGAATCAAACAGAGTGCACAAAAGCCAGCCCTCGTATTCACATAATTGAACAGTGAAGTATCAAAGTACACCAGccatacatgatacactaatcgaAGTATCCCTAGGAAAGTCCAGACTGAAGCACCTTACATATTAGGATGACTATGCTGAGCAGTTTAAAACATTCTTTTCATTGAAAAACACAAGTTAATCAGCTCTGTCAAGAAAATTGGCAATTACATACGACATACATACGTAGCAGAAGTTGATTGTAGCACTCTTGGATCTAGGCACACTTAAAAGTTCTAGACTATTTCGCCAGCATATCAGATCAAGAATATAGTGTAGGAATATACTGAAACATTTCAATAAAGAAGCATACCTTAAAGTCTAGTTGCTGCAATTTGAAGTCTCGCATTTTTTCTTAGCCAGAATCATTACCACAAATTTATCATAAAGGTCTAACAATCAAAATTCGGATAATGAACAAACAGTATTAGCTTGAGAAAAGATTGATACTGGAGCCTCGAAGACATAAAGTGCAGTTAAACTAATAACACAGATAAAGCAGATACCACTACTACAGTAGTGACATAATTAAAATCTAAAAGCTAGCAAGTGAAATGATTccaatatacaaatataattcatTAGATTTATTTCAATAAGCTTATTGTAGGAAATAGTATCTTCTTATAATATCTGATCATTAGGCCTGCTTCagtataaaatatgttttacaGATAAACAACATTACTCCTATTTCTTAACCTTTCGAGTCTTTTTGGGTCCAGGCACTTCCATTGTACCTACAGAGCATCCACATCTCCCTCGAAATATCAGTACAGCTCTTCCATTACGAGGTGCCATCCTTTTAAGCTCAGCTTCCAATTCTTTATGATGATCGCGAGGTAACTCGAATAATCCCTTCTTATTAACTCCATCTTTTGCTGCTGTAAGATTTGAGTTCTTAACACAATCTTCTGTCTCTAATTGAATATCAAATTCAGCAGCTTTCTTAAGCCCACGACAACCTGGTTTCCCACATCTCCTGCCAGTACATACTGCAACTGCACAAAGAGCTATTCCAGCAAATAAAATACTAAGTCCTAAACAGATGTATAAACCTGGAGCTTCAAAAATCTCTTCTTTCAACTCAGAACTGATCAATCTGATAAATTCAGATATTTTATTCACCAAAAGATTAACAGAAGGATACAGCAAAACCCCACAAGCACCAATCACAGCAATCAAAATCATTACATCAATCAAAGCATAACGAGATTGCTGACAACCAGAATAATTCTTGGAATTAGGcatgttctttttcttttggattTGATTGATTTTCCCCAATTGCTGGGATTTAGCCACTGTTATTTCTTGGTCAACTGGCAGTACAGAACTCTCACAACAGACCATTTGGGGGTTAAATCAAGAAACTGaaaaaaatccaatctttaACTTAAATCAACAGAAAATTCCACAATCTAGATCAACCTATTCAGTAAAAACTCATGAATTTCAAGATTCATAAAGGGAAGAAAAAagactgaattttttttaacagtTACCGAAAGTATACGGTACTTTGGGGTAGCAGAGACGGCAAGGAAGATTTTTAAGAAGTCAATAGTTAACCATTTTTAGCACAAAGCGTGTAAGGTTACTTCGTATGAAAGGGTTCATTTCTTGTATTGAACAATAACTACACGCCaaggattttattttattttattttatttttcatatctatTTGGGCTATATGGACAAAATGGGCCAACTTTGGTCCCAcactttaattttcttttacaaaaaaagCCCAGATTTTACTTAATTTGGATCCTTTTGGAAAAAGAGATTTTGGGAAAGCtcttttacaaaaccaaaaaaataaggacaaattacttaactacactcttttacttaccttaatatccatttattcctacttatttcaaaaatttcaaaaatcccttatttacctatgtatcccgcatgtatttcgtgcacaacgctatgtatcccgctatgtggaatatATCAAACggtatgtatcccgtgcacaacgctatgtatcccgcatatattccgtgcacaatgctatgtatcccgctatgtggaatgtatcaaacctaatgtatcccgtgcacaacactatgtatcccgcaaacatcatttttaaggattttttggtaaatagaaaactagaagggataggatgttatttagtacttataatatgtggttcctataatttatacaaaaaataatgtatgggaaaagttttatttattaccaaaaaaataaaaatgtttgactTTTTCAAACTTACCGTTTGTgcaaatttgaagttgaagtgGGATTAACAAAGttacaagaaaattataaaatgactaaaataccTGTAGttacaagaaaattataaaattttagacTATGTTAATAAGGAAAAGGAGAAAGTACTATATGAAATGGAACACAAGTTAAGATTTGGTTAACTTCTTATCAATATTTTATATCTAACTCATTTCAGCATTattatatgtttatttgttattcaatatgttttatatattactatatgttttacttgttcttcgttctattttatatatcaGTTTTATATGTACTGATATTCTTATTTATGAAGGAAACTAAATCTTCATGAATACAGACTCAAGTATTCAAGACAAACGGACATCAAAAACTCAGGGTTGTTTGGTTGAgtgtatttgtaaaaataatgcatgcattaattatatgtattagGAATTTCTTGTTTGGTGGATTTTTCATGATAtgtagttatacactctattgtgcaGTGGCGGAGGCAGGAATTCTATCAAgggggttaaaaaaaaaagatgttgcCTAGAATCAAACCTGTGACCCCCCCCAAAGCTCACATAGGCGAAATCCTGAACCCCATCAACAA
The Solanum stenotomum isolate F172 chromosome 12, ASM1918654v1, whole genome shotgun sequence DNA segment above includes these coding regions:
- the LOC125849166 gene encoding uncharacterized protein At5g19025-like yields the protein MVCCESSVLPVDQEITVAKSQQLGKINQIQKKKNMPNSKNYSGCQQSRYALIDVMILIAVIGACGVLLYPSVNLLVNKISEFIRLISSELKEEIFEAPGLYICLGLSILFAGIALCAVAVCTGRRCGKPGCRGLKKAAEFDIQLETEDCVKNSNLTAAKDGVNKKGLFELPRDHHKELEAELKRMAPRNGRAVLIFRGRCGCSVGTMEVPGPKKTRKVKK